One window of the Solanum stenotomum isolate F172 chromosome 11, ASM1918654v1, whole genome shotgun sequence genome contains the following:
- the LOC125844365 gene encoding SPX domain-containing protein 1-like has translation MKFGKSLSNQIEETLPEWRDKFLSYKDLKKKLKLIEPKRSLSSGDGDDVRASKRMKMAAGGFDKVPEKEPMTDAEVEFVNLLEDELEKFNSFFVEKEEEYIIRLKELQDRVAKAKDRNDEILKIRREIVDFHGEMVLLENYSALNYTGLVKILKKYDKRTGALLRLPFIQRVLQQPFFTTDLLYKLVKECENLIDRLFPIIDTSCVTVEADGNETSTSGNNKNDGLLRAPKELTEIEYIESLYMKSTISALRALKEIRSKSSTVSAFSLPPLQISGPEDTWNKIPILEQAAK, from the exons ATGAAGTTCGGAAAAAGTTTGAGCAATCAAATCGAAGAAACGTTACCGGAATGGAGAGACAAGTTTTTATCATACAAggatttgaagaaaaagttgaAGTTGATTGAACCGAAGAGATCGCTGAGTTCCGGAGATGGAGACGATGTTAGGGCTTCTAAGAGGATGAAAATGGCTGCCGGAGGTTTTGATAAGGTGCCGGAGAAGGAACCGATGACTGATGCGGAAGttgagtttgtgaatttgtTGGAAGATGAGCTTGAGAAATTCAATTCGTTCTTCgttgagaaagaagaagagtatATCATTCGATtaaag GAGTTGCAAGACAGAGTGGCAAAGGCAAAAGATCGTAATGATGAGATTCTAAAGATTCGCAGGGAGATAGTAGACTTCCACGGGGAGATGGTTTTGCTGGAAAATTACAGTGCCCTCAACTATACTG GGCTCGTGAAGATACTCAAGAAATATGATAAAAGGACTGGTGCTCTTCTTCGCTTGCCCTTCATTCAGAGGGTCTTGCAGCAGCCTTTCTTCACCACTGATTTGCTATACAAGCTTGTAAAGGAATGTGAGAATTTGATCGACCGCCTATTCCCCATCATTGACACCTCATGTGTTACCGTGGAAGCTGATGGAAATGAAACTTCAACTAGCGGCAACAACAAAAATGATGGTCTACTTAGAGCCCCAAAGGAGCTGACAGAAATAGAGTATATCGAAAGCTTATACATGAAGAGCACCATATCTGCTTTACGAGCTTTAAAAGAGATTCGAAGCAAGAGCTCAACGGTTAGTGCTTTCTCGTTGCCTCCATTGCAAATTAGTGGACCGGAAGATACTTGGAATAAAATTCCAATCTTAGAACAAGCAGCCAAGTAG